The genomic region CGTCGGGCGTCGCACACCGTATCGAACTGGTGTCCGGTAAGTGGGGGCTGCGACTGGCGCTCTCCGATGTGCACGGCATCAGTGAGGCCGAGGCGTCGCGGATCGCCGAGGGCCAGCCGTACGCCTCGCTGGTCGACTTCTGGGAACGGGGCCGACCCAGCCGTCCGCTGGCCCAGCGGCTCGCGCAGGTGGGCGCGCTGGACGCGTTCGGCGCCAACCGCCGTGATCTGCAACTGCATCTGACCGAGTTGCACCGGGGCGCGCGGGGCGCGGGCGGTGGCCAGCTCCCGTTGGCCGGCGGGCGGAAGACCGCACCGGCCGGGCTGCCCGACCTCACCTCGTCGGAGCGGCTCAGTGCCGAGCTGGGCGTGCTGTCCATGGACGCCTCGCGCAATCTGATGGACGATCACCGGGCGTTCCTCGACGAGCTGGGCGTGGTGTCAGCGCGCCGGCTGCGCGAGGCCCGGCACGGGGAGACGGTGCTGGTCGCGGGCGCCAAGGCGGCTACCCAGACGCCGCCGATCCGGTCCGGCAAGCGGGTCATCTTCAGCACCCTGGACGACGGCACGGGCCTGGTCGACCTCGCCTTCTTCGACGACTCCCACGACGCCTGCGCCCACACCGTCTTCCACTCCTGGCTGCTGCTGGTGCGGGGGGTGGTGCAGCGGCGCGGCCCGCGCAGCCTCAGCGTGGTGGGCGCCGCCGCCTGGAACCTGGCGGAACTGCTGGAGGTGCGCCGGGAGGAAGGCCTGGAGGGGGTCGCGGCCCGGTTGGCCGGTGCCGGTGCCGATTCCGGTGACGTCGGCGAGGGGGCGGCGGGCTCCGGGGCCCAGGATCCGGCGGAGCAGCGGAAGATCCGCATGCCCACGGGGTACGAGATGCACCCCTGGGCCGATCTGCGTCCCGCGGGCGAAGGGCCCGCGGTGGGAGGAAAGTTGTGGCACCAGAGCCCGGGGAGTGCGGGATGACCATCCTCTGCGTACGTTTCCAGCTGCCTCCGACGCGCGAGGCCGACCTGCCCCGACTGCTCGGCATGCTCGAGGAGTTCACCCCCGTCGTCCAGGCCCTGCCACCGGACGGGGCGCTGGCCGACCTGGGCGGCGCCGAGCGGTACTTCGGGCGGGACGCCGTCCAGCTGGCCTCGGTGATCAGGGTGCGCTCGCTCGCGCTGTACGGCGTCGACTGCGTGATCGGTGCCGGACCCGGGCCGATGCTGGCCCGCATGGCGCTGCGCGACGCCGTGCCCGGGGTGACGTGTGCGGTGCCCGAGGAACGGGACGCCGTCGCGGAGTTCCTCGCGGACAAGCCCGTCGCCGCGCTGCCCGGCGTGGGCGCCGCGACCGCCCGTACGCTGGGCGACTACGGCCTCGACACCCTCGGCCGGGTCGCCGCCGCGCCGCTGTCCACGCTCCAGCGGCTGGTCGGTGCGAAGACCGGCCGCGAACTGCACGAGAAGGCGAACGGCGTCGACCGCGGCCGGGTCGTCCCGAACGCGGTTTCCCGCTCCCTCGCTACGGAACGCCCCTTCGATCGCGACGAACTGGACCCGGACCGGCACCGGCGTGCCCTGCTGTCGGCCGCCGAGGAGATCGGCGCCCGGCTGCGCGCCCTGGAGAAGGTGTGCCGCACGCTCACCCTCACCGTGCGCTACGCCGACCGCTCGGCCACGACCCGCAGCCGGAAGCTCACCGAGCCGACCGCGCACTCGCCGGACCTGAGCAGAGCCGCGTACGGCATGTACGAAGCGCTCGGACTGCAACGCGCCCGGGTCCGTGCGATCGCCTTGCGCGCCGAGGGGCTCGACCCCGCCGACCAGGCCTCCCACCAGCTGACCTTCGACCTCGTGGACGAGAAGGTCCGCCGTATCGAGGAGGTCGCGGACCGCGCGCGAGCGAAGTTCGGCCCGCGGGCGGTGATGCCCGGGGGACTAGGAGGGCTGGCGGCGTAGATCCTTCCGCGTGACGTCAGTTGGCCCACGGCGGCGCGATGTGCGTGCCGTCGGCGAAACGTGCCTCCAGGCCGATCGAGGTGGTGACCCAGGAGTACGCGGTCCGGTCCGTGGGGTTCTCGACGGTCAGGGTGGCGCCGGGGTTGATGATCACCGTGTCGCCCGCGACGATCCGCTCGGTGCGGCCGTCGAGGGTGATCAGCAGTTCGCCGTCGAGCAGATGGAAGATCTCCTCCCGGTTGACGGTGTGCGTCGGCGCCTTCAGGCCGGCGGGGATCTCACCGCGCCACGCGCACAGCTCCTTACTGCCGCTCAGCGGGGTGGCGTACGAGACGAAACGGGCTCCGTGGATCTCGTGGGTGACGGCTTCGGACGAGCGGATGACGGGCATGACGGCCTCCATATTGGTCAAGCTGCTTGACTATATGGTCAAGCGGCTTGACCAATGAGTCAAGGGTGTTTCAATGCGTGTGTGCAGAACTCCGAGGCCATGGGCCTGTCCGCCGCCCTGCTCGCCGTCGCCGGCGGGCTCACGCAACGCATCCATGAGGGTGTGGTCGCGCGCGGTTTCGAGGGGGTGCGGCCCGCGCACGGCTTCGCCTTCGCCCGGCTCGCCCCGGACGGTGCGACGGTCACCGACCTGGCCGCCCACCTCGGGGTGACCAAGCAGGCCGCCAGTCAGCTCGTCGATGAAATGGTGCGCAAGGGGTACGCCGAGCGGCGGCCGCACCCGGAGGACGCCCGGGCGCGCCTGGTCGTGCTGACCGGTCGGGGGTGGGACTGCACGCGGGCGGCGGAGGAGGCGGCCGCCGAAGTCGTGCGGGAGTGGGGGGACGTGCTGGGGGAGGGGGAAGTGCGGGCGCTCGGGGAGCGATTGCTGCGGATCGCTCCGCACGGGCCCATTCGGCCTGCCTGGTGAAAGGGTGTCAGGTGGGCCCACCGTCGTCGGTTACCACTGGAAGTTTTTACTGACACGTAACTTCCCAGTTTGACTACTCGCCCGTAACTTGACGAGTGAACAGCATCCTCGTGATCCGGATCACAGGGCGTCGTGCCGTCGCACCTCCCTTGAGCCGCAAGGAGATCACCCGATGCTGCCCTGGAAACGAGCGCTCAGACCCCTGGCCGCGCTGCTGCTGACCGCCGCGGCCGTCACCGTCCCCGCCACCTCCGCCCAGGCCGCCGGCGCCCCGAGCTCCGGCTGGAACGACTACGACTGCAAGCCGTCCACCGCCCATCCCCGCCCCGTCGTCCTCGTCCACGGCACCCTCGGGAACTCCGTCGACAACTGGCTGGGGCTCGCCCCCTATCTGAAGGTCCGGGGCTACTGCGTCTTCTCCCTCGACTACGGACAGCTCGACGGCGTCCCCTTCTTCCACGGCCTCGGACCCGTCGAGAAGTCAGCCGTCCAGCTGAAGGACTTCGTCGGCAGGGTGCTCACCGCCACCGGCGCCGCCGAGACCGACATCGTCGGACACTCGCAGGGCGGCATGATGCCCCGCTGGTACCTGCGGTTCCTCGGTGGCGCCGCCGAGGTGAACGCCCTGGTCGGCATCGCGCCCAGCAACCACGGCACCGACCTGAACGGCTTCACCAACCTGCTGCCCTACTTCCCGGGCGCCGGGGACCTGCTGGCGAAGACCACCCCGGCCCTCGCCGACCAGGTCACCGGCTCCGACTTCCTCAAGCGGCTCAACGCGGGCGGCGACACCGTGCCCGGCGTGCGGTACACCGTCATCGCC from Streptomyces chartreusis NRRL 3882 harbors:
- a CDS encoding DNA polymerase Y family protein yields the protein MTILCVRFQLPPTREADLPRLLGMLEEFTPVVQALPPDGALADLGGAERYFGRDAVQLASVIRVRSLALYGVDCVIGAGPGPMLARMALRDAVPGVTCAVPEERDAVAEFLADKPVAALPGVGAATARTLGDYGLDTLGRVAAAPLSTLQRLVGAKTGRELHEKANGVDRGRVVPNAVSRSLATERPFDRDELDPDRHRRALLSAAEEIGARLRALEKVCRTLTLTVRYADRSATTRSRKLTEPTAHSPDLSRAAYGMYEALGLQRARVRAIALRAEGLDPADQASHQLTFDLVDEKVRRIEEVADRARAKFGPRAVMPGGLGGLAA
- a CDS encoding cupin domain-containing protein; translation: MPVIRSSEAVTHEIHGARFVSYATPLSGSKELCAWRGEIPAGLKAPTHTVNREEIFHLLDGELLITLDGRTERIVAGDTVIINPGATLTVENPTDRTAYSWVTTSIGLEARFADGTHIAPPWAN
- a CDS encoding MarR family winged helix-turn-helix transcriptional regulator, which translates into the protein MQNSEAMGLSAALLAVAGGLTQRIHEGVVARGFEGVRPAHGFAFARLAPDGATVTDLAAHLGVTKQAASQLVDEMVRKGYAERRPHPEDARARLVVLTGRGWDCTRAAEEAAAEVVREWGDVLGEGEVRALGERLLRIAPHGPIRPAW
- a CDS encoding esterase/lipase family protein, coding for MLPWKRALRPLAALLLTAAAVTVPATSAQAAGAPSSGWNDYDCKPSTAHPRPVVLVHGTLGNSVDNWLGLAPYLKVRGYCVFSLDYGQLDGVPFFHGLGPVEKSAVQLKDFVGRVLTATGAAETDIVGHSQGGMMPRWYLRFLGGAAEVNALVGIAPSNHGTDLNGFTNLLPYFPGAGDLLAKTTPALADQVTGSDFLKRLNAGGDTVPGVRYTVIATRYDEVVTPWRSQYLSGPDVRNVLLQDLCPVDLSEHVAVGLLDRVVFHEVANALDPARAEPTTCASAFD